The Sorex araneus isolate mSorAra2 chromosome X, mSorAra2.pri, whole genome shotgun sequence DNA segment tttctttctttctttctttctttctttctttctttctttctttctttctttctttctttctttctttctttctttctttctttctttctttctttctttctttctttctttctttctttctttctttctctccttcccctcctcctccctcttcctcagaACTTTCAAACACAACCTGTCATACTTAAAACAAACAAGGATTTTTTTggcaaataaaaaaggaagagaaaattaaaacatggGTATTTCAGTAAGAATGTGATTGTAACTCATGAAAAAGAGGTCACAAAATCTTGTACCACCGTCCCCCCATAAAAATTCAATCTAATACTCCTTAACAAATAAAAGCAGAGCAAAATGAGTTAACCAAATCTACATGATTCTCTCTATTCTTGTGCTTTTCTAACTAATTTCCAAAATTACTACAAGTAAACTTATGATGGGGGCATTGGGCCTGCATGGGCGTCTGGCCCCCACTTATGACTTTCTCAGCCTTTATGTTTTCATAGAAACATTTTTCCTTACACAGAAGTATGCCTCAAGATCCTAGCTctcactcggagagcccagcaagctaccgagagtttcccgcctgcacggcagagcctggcaagctacctgtggcatactcgatatgccaaaaacagtaatgacagtcctcatttccctgatcctgaaagagcccccaatatgccatcaggctacaccaTCACataacagggacgaatggagacgttaatggtgcctgctctagcaaatcaatgaacagtgaaaCAGTTATTATAAGTAAACTTAAGTTGCATTAATATTAATTTCCTGTagctgctctagcaaatcaatgaacagtgaaacagtgattatAAGTAAACTTAAGTTGCATTAATATTAATTTCCTGTAGTTATTTGGAAAATTCAAGCTGAAATTCAAGACAAAATATGAGTCTCAGAAGCATACTTTTTCTAGATATCATATTATATTCCATTTAATCATTTATATTGTCTCTAATTTTGACTTGTAAgctatgatgtgtccagaaatttTCTAACATAGTATAACATTACAAACTAATATTCCTCCATTTTTGTTGATTTAATTGAGACTTTTTtccaaaatgcaataaaaactTGGGATAGCTTTATATACAAAGATCACCAAAATTAttattcctggaaaaaaaaactttttatgatTTCCCAAATAGATGAAGACATCAAgacaaataatttagaaataattatcCATTGACATTCAAAGACAAAATGGACTCTGAACTGCAGTCTGAATTGGCTGATGTTCCTTGAACTGTTACTTTGCTTGGTGAATAGTCAGCGAGTCGCCACTGTAATATGTGACTAGAATATTGCTTTACTTTGTATAACACCTGTGCTGTATAATGTGACTGAATTTTCatgggataatgttaaaaatcatttgttagcgtataagatatatatgtatatatatatatatgaacaactagaataaaacaaataaatttgtaaattcatggtacctgtaataactatccttctggtattgggttttacGATATATGGCAAagcatttttgatgagttaaatctaaggttttatatgtatgagtgaaatattgtctttctcctctctttgtctctggaataggttactttaaagcaatgtcctttttgtatggacaaagaaagacagttgttaatatgcttttgtaacttgggatttaattgacttcaaatattattcattcccgggcatctgctttcttgactgtagccttggttgcccccagttcctagcaccccaaaaacagggttccgacgagggacgggacggacccagggcaagcagtgagttatgtgctactctggcatcgagatgggcctggccaaagtgcctaattcttaactataagttaagagcttgatcatggacaagtgttgtcatgatcctaaagtaacgagactaggaccctgctagggataagaaagattaatctggcctgagcactgtagtctgagatcgagatggccccaggtgagcaattctaaaagcttaatgcatctcttgctatgtccagaCAAAATGATTAATgctatgaatgcttatatgtttttggacaaggagaggagaaacacaatcatgggattccacccttggATGGGTCCTCCTgcagaaagagaatctgtccaAGAGAATGGGTGCTCTGCTCTTGTTATTGACCATTTTAtgcttagcattttattttaagcttagGGGAAATAATAGGGagcttgaattgttatgatggttaaaatctgtcctaaacaaaaaggggaggatgttggggatggactgagctatcagggcgagcccacatagactgtactacagacaggaacattttcccccttcaagctgccttcagaaaaataatttcagtgtattgaaaagagcagttttccttctctcacagaagcctggctggtctttgacatgcagatggtgttacccaggcctgacctttgagattgtaaattgtaggctctggcccagcctagtctttgggatgtagatttcaggtgcagggcccagttttgtcttagggatgtaaatccaagtgcttttagtccaagaaaggtttcagttttggttttgtatcttctttccggaggctaagattactggcctgcagatgcaaggaactattgcatattctactgcctcaatgttcttcctgtaacttcttttgatgcctttggtgacttcttatattgtgccctttagaggtaccatgatcaaaaaaaggagatcatggggctctctacctttgtcttagagtcagagagaacctagaccctccaagaacacacacacacaaataaataataattatccaTTGACAGTTTTAGAATTCTCAAATTTGCAATTTTTGCtaaacttatttttactttattctctgCAGATCCacctttaaatttttctaaatatctgAGTACATAAAAGATAGTTCTATAAAATAAGTTGATAAAATCACATACTAGTTGTTTAATTTCTCAAGAAGTTCCAAATTTAGCACTATATAAGAACTAAAATATGTCACCTCCCAGTATGTTTTGAGTAAGAGTTTATGAGAAGAACTCTGAAGCACAATGTATATCGACTTCAAAGAGATATTTTTCTCAGcacatccattttattttatttcaccacCACCTCCATGATGAATAAGTTCAGTGGAAACTAGGCAGctgaatttctgttttattttctacaaTATTTTGGAAATGTAAAATTGATAGTGGTAATTGAAAACAgtcaaaagagaaattaaagactTGTCTCAAAATTAAAACCAGAGCCTGGTgtcatcttgccacactcagcagtgaagattcctggccggtgggcactgcaagccggagaatgctccgaaccccagaccaggccaacaacaccagggttcCCCAGATGGAGAAGGAGCAGAGTGTCCGCCTTCTCCAAATGAAATCCCcacgacactgagcttctactaacatggatcggtatgtggggaccgggactatttctccaaaccatgcAGCCACTTATGCGGCCATGCATCCTTTCCCGATATACAAAAAAacgctcaggaacagctcctccgcCTCTGAggagccatgatcccagaggcacacaaaccaatttcggaatgcAGATGCTactggcagaaatatctctggacttaattactaaaataccagaattccaaaaccgtgcagccacttttgtggctgtgcaacatcatatgctcttcattatcagcaatagtaAACAAATggtctaatgatgccttttcatcaggtctgattgttggggggaaattttcaaataataatagtgggttttctgctgaaaattgaatgtaatcaaagtaaagagagagtaaagtgaaaatcatctgctacacaggcagggttggAGTGGGAAggtggtatgctggggttcttggtggtggaacatgtgcactgatgaagggatgggtgtttgatcattgtatgactgagacttaatcctgaaagctttgtaactgttctcacagtgattcaattgaaaaaacaaattaaaaccagaaaagttcttttaaatttgggTGGTAAAGAATGTTACCTTACCTTGTCTTTCTCCCCAAAGCTTATACAAGGAAGATAACATGTAGGCTAAACCCTTAATCAGAAATTATATTTACAAGTTTATGTGTTTATACATGAGAGCAAGAGTCCACTGTGGAATATAGTTACCATGGTGAGATAAGACAATATTCACATAccttcctctaaggaaatatttttagcaaattaaaacaagcaatataaaataacttgttCAGGACCTGTTATAGGGGCAGGGTGAAGGGTagttgagaaaatttgaaataattgtggtgggaaggtgcattgGTGGTggatttggtgttggaatattgactatAATAAATCAcaagcaactttataaaaataaataaagatatggtgttcttagaagaaaatgttaTTCAAAATTAAGTATATCAtgatctgtgatttttttcataaatgccCCTTATGAGATTCAAGGAATTTCTTTACCTTGTGGTATAAGTTTTCTTATATTGCTAGGAATTTATTTTAACATCAATTGACTTATATAAAATGCTATCTCTTTGTATATTGAGAATATGCATTTATTCTATAGTATATTAATATGAATTAATGCCAATGCATTCATTTTCAGGTGTTAAATAAAATTGGCATTCATCAGATAGATACTTCTTGGTCATAATGCATAATCCTTTTTATACCTTGCTGAAGAGTTAAAATTTCCATGGAAATACTGGAAGATCCATTCATAAAGGATATAAATCTgtacttttctttccctttggtaGCTTTGTCTTGTTTTAGTATTAGTGTAATAATGGTCTCTTCGTAAATAGACTTGCAGGGAATATACAGTTGTTTCCCATGTATTCTTAGTgacttaatgttttcattttatactgAAATTCTGTGAACATTGATCACAGAGAATATTTTTAGCAAACATAATTTTTTCAGATCAATTAGAAgtagtttattaaaatatagataaCAATCtcgaaaaatataaatttcacagAATCTTCTCTCAATTTTCAGCTAGTTCTGCTTCATccattaatgtatttttaatgacCTATATTaatccttatatttatttttatgagaaaaatgaaCTTTGTGTGTCTATTATATCCTTAAATTTCATACCCCTGCAGATTTGGAGAGTGcctataaaaactatttttcatttcatGCTTTGTATTATGAACCCTGATATGTTATCGTCCAAGCATTCAGACTCTAACATTATCTCAGGCAAATTACGCAGATATGATCTAACCTGTTATGGGGCTTAACTTTTACTCATGCCTTCATTATTTAGGTAACACTTAGTATAGACTTAGTAAAAATACTAACATGAGTATAGGGAATAGCAAGCCTATATCATATAAACatgtcaaaatttttatttcaccaCTTCTTATGACTTCTTATTACCTTAATTAAGGTAAATTACTttagttctttcttttcctttttgggtcacacctggcgatgcacaggggttagttactcctggctctgcactcaggaattacccctggctgtgctcaggggaccataagggattttgggaatcaaacccgggtttgatttcatTTCCaaagcaaccaccctacctgctgttctatcgcttcagccccaaattattttagttctataagtttatttatatgcatttgacactttcagaattttattatgactggataaaattttatatatgtgactaataagaaaattttaatcaaGGACATAGTATATACTCCACAATTTCAATCAAAGAACATAAAACTCTGCTCTTTATTAAGTGATATATTTATTACTCTGTTATTTCTGAACATACTGCTTTAATCTCTTTGCATGTATCCTCATTCCCCTAGGTTTGTGCATTTTTCTCTTAGAATGACTGGacatttttatattaatctttataaataaaggtctccatagaaaatattttcacttctgtTTTTGCAATAATTCTTGCATTAATTTTACTTTACTAATGCTGTCATATTTAccaaattttctctaaaatatccAACTTCCAGGGCAGgagcaggtagagtgctttccttgcactcagccaactcaggtttgctatctggcaccccatatggtccctggagctagccaggagtgatctttgagtgcagaaccaagagtaaatcgTAAGCACAACTGACTGTGCCTCCACCCCAATAAAAAACAATTTCCATTTGACTTAAAACTCTAagcatgggggccggagcaatagcacagcaggtagggcattagccttgcacgtggcagacccggattctattcccagcatcccatatggtcccctgagcaccgccaggagtaattcctgagtgcaaagcaggagtaacccctgtgcatcgccgggtgttacctcccataaaagcaaaaaccaaaccccccccccaaaaaaacctctaAGTATGAAAGTAAGTGTCTTAAGTAACACAAAAGTACCTTGAATTCAAGAGGAAATAGGTAAATATGTATTCCTTTTATCTCcctcatttttcatattttgcctTCTCTTACCACAACTATCATGCACTTATTCATCAAGGTACATATTTCTTTTGTCCCAAAAGTTCAAGGAAAAATTCTGATTGGACTTTCTGGCCATTATAAAAAGGTAACATAGTCAGCATAGTagtaaagaattattttatttttagccaaTCATTGACGAGCCACTCTCCTTGCTCATGAGGCGGGAACGGATCACAGAGCTGCCCTGGAGGGATATTTGATCACGAAACTCTGATGCCATAAAGTAATAGATAAAAGGATCCAAAAGGCAGCAGAGGCTTGCAAGGCATAGAGAAAATGGGTGAAAATACACAGTGCTTGTGACGATTGAACAAGTTTTAAGTTTCCCTTCCTTTACCATGgtgtaaaaaataaagtttatatgaTAGGGtgtgaaacaaatgaaaaagactgCAGCACACATGAAAACCATACGCAATGCCTTTTGTCTCTCACCGATTCCTTGGAAAGCCATTGCTGGCTGCTTCAGTGATATTATAGTTTTCCAGGTACACCATGCTATGGTAACTACTGGAATTACAAATCCTGCCAGCTCAGCAAAGGTAATCATCAGAGTCAAAATCACATTATTCATTTGCTTGTAACCAAGATCAGCAAAGCAGGACTCATTGGTGGCTAATGATGTGTTGGACGAATTGCTTCTTAGGATAGGAAATGGTAAGCAGGCAGTACCCACAATGACCCAGATGGCAGCACTGATGCCCACATCATACTTCCGCTTCCAGATTCTAGCTCTCAAGGGCTTCAGGACAAAGAAACACCTCTGAAGACTGATGCATGTCAGGAAGCAAATGCTGGCGTACATGTTGAGATACTTCAGGTAGAAGCACAGCAGACAAAGAGCCTTCTGGAATGGCCAGTGGCGATTGAGATAGTAGTAAATCCTGAAGGGTAAGGATAATACATG contains these protein-coding regions:
- the P2RY10 gene encoding putative P2Y purinoceptor 10, encoding MASNTSNFENGCSANNMEFQYYLYATTYILIFIPGLLANSAALWILCRFSNKKNKAIIFMVNLSIADLAHVLSLPFRIYYYLNRHWPFQKALCLLCFYLKYLNMYASICFLTCISLQRCFFVLKPLRARIWKRKYDVGISAAIWVIVGTACLPFPILRSNSSNTSLATNESCFADLGYKQMNNVILTLMITFAELAGFVIPVVTIAWCTWKTIISLKQPAMAFQGIGERQKALRMVFMCAAVFFICFTPYHINFIFYTMVKEGKLKTCSIVTSTVYFHPFSLCLASLCCLLDPFIYYFMASEFRDQISLQGSSVIRSRLMSKESGSSMIG